One genomic segment of Centropristis striata isolate RG_2023a ecotype Rhode Island chromosome 11, C.striata_1.0, whole genome shotgun sequence includes these proteins:
- the LOC131981095 gene encoding phospholipid phosphatase-related protein type 4-like produces MSRAKERLKGANETKDSVTLLPCFYFVELPILASSVVSLYFLELTDIFQPVHSGYSCNDRSLSLPYILPRQEVCPLPLLFSLAFAAPAVTILIGEAILYCYLSRRSSATQTEANINAAGCNFNSYIRRAVRFIGVHIFGLCVTALITDILQLSTGQHTPYWLDVCKPNLTHINMSTCDEAFILEDICSGQDPGIINAGRKSFPSQHATLAAFAAVYISMYFNTVLTDSAKLLKPLLVFSFVMLAILAGLTRIIQFRNHPVDVYCGWLLGAAIAVYLGVYAVGNFQPSEDRSRSRAPTPTLREPPLSSLPNVSQSTISNSHQGHHTLAPSQPEPIITRTSSHTLSLNQSEPMLTRSASYREPSLSNLKRASAEVEVITPSSPLGNHDNMMTFSSSTLPRSHGGSSVEEGRIPRRHASIHTSMDSTRSKQLLSQWKNKNDNRKLSLQVMDGIRPATSSSPQRNMELRCSSEPSAMGLEAELRGTHLPTLIACQESELRAGAHIPAQYMKLAASSIPMANHNHMTHNGNTGMVGGARVSIQSRPGSSQLVHIPEEENLTSKDQESESEDSIMDGGGSVREKWLRVAEKTTIPCRPLSAGGQPRLMQVIALSKQQGLLLSPRSEDGGSTVSCTGSIRYRALTDQDPSPPASTTGAVGGGGGLERSGSIVRVEAHPESRSNKPVVKPPSTDGSGSWRWKPPDQRASLRQSAFALNDLNRHTDSCDSLKDGGSVDGRRSVTGTESESEGGGDGGGGGMGGGGGGGGYTNHPHVVHPLHPLHPNNPNNFQHPNFNPNNPNFNPNNPSFNPNNPSFNPNNPNFNPNNPNFNNAHFNFNPNMTNSNMPFTPPAMFAPPFHPHPQAITTIRVTPVEGTAASSDGGSDCQSVASSSRESTLRRKSGSDIVHFPDRGPTPDLQNNHRLSDDSNRLDNESSNRFHENLRSFQENPMHPIHPMHPNHPNRQLQGMFGRPSPTPPPTLPRPILTHTPPPTLGLAYKE; encoded by the exons CTTCCTATCCTGGCATCCTCTGTTGTCAGTCTGTATTTCCTGGAGCTGACAGATATATTCCAGCCGGTGCATTCTGGGTACAGTTGTAATGACCGTAGTCTGTCTCTGCCCTACATCCTGCCCAGACAGGAAGTCTGCCCACTGCCTCTGCTCTTCAGCTTGGCCTTCGCTGCTCCCGCCGTCACT ATTCTTATAGGAGAGGCCATTCTGTACTGCTATCTATCCAGGAGGTCATCAGCCACACAGACTGAGGCTAACATCAACGCTGCAGGCTGTAATTTCAACTCGTACATCCGCAGGGCTGTGCGCTTCATAG gtgtCCATATCTTTGGCCTGTGTGTGACAGCACTGATAACAGATATTCTCCAGCTGTCCACTGGTCAACACACCCCCTACTGGTTGGATGTGTGTAAACCCAACTTGACCCATATTAACATGTCAACTTGTgatgaagcttttattttggaggatATCTGCTCTGGACAAGACCCTGGGATCATCAATGCGGGGAG GAAGTCTTTTCCCTCCCAGCATGCAACTCTGGCTGCCTTTGCTGCTGTCTACATCTCA atgtaCTTCAACACGGTGCTGACAGACTCTGCCAAACTGCTGAAGCCTCTCCTGGTGTTCTCTTTCGTCATGTTGGCCATCCTGGCTGGGCTAACCAGGATCATACAGTTCAGAAACCATCCTGTCGATGTCTACTGCGGATGGTTACTGGGAGCTGCAATCGCCGTTTATCTG GGTGTGTATGCAGTGGGGAATTTCCAGCCCAGCGAGGATCGATCAAGAAGTCGAGCACCTACCCCCACCCTGAGAGagccccccctctcctccctacCCAATGTCAGCCAATCAACAATTAGCAACAGCCACCAAG GTCACCACACCCTCGCTCCCAGCCAACCAGAGCCCATCATCACCAGGACCTCTTCCCACACTCTGTCcctcaaccaatcagagcccaTGCTGACGCGCAGCGCCTCCTACCGGGAACCATCTCTGTCCAATCTGAAGAGAGCCAGCGCTGAGGTGGAGGTGATAACTCCATCCAGTCCCCTCGGCAACCATGACAACATGATGACTTTCAGCAGCAGCACGCTGCCAAG GTCCCACGGAGGCTCCTCAGTAGAGGAGGGTCGCATTCCACGCCGTCACGCCTCCATCCACACATCAATGGACTCAACACGATCAAAACAGCTGCTCAGCCAATGGAAGAATAAAAACGACAACAGGAAGCTATCCCTGCAGGTGATGGATGGGATAAGACCagccacctcctcttctcctcagaGGAACATGGAACTACGCTGCTCCTCTGAACCTTCTGCCATGGGCCTTGAGGCAGAGCTCCGTGGAACACACCTGCCTACACTTATCGCTTGTCAGGAATCAGAGCTGCGTGCTGGGGCCCACATCCCAGCTCAGTACATGAAACTTGCAGCAAGCTCTATACCTATGGCCAATCATAATCACATGACGCATAACGGCAACACCGGAATGGTCGGTGGTGCCAGAGTGTCTATCCAATCCAGGCCTGGATCCTCTCAGCTGGTTCACATTCCTGAGGAGGAAAACCTGACCAGCAAGGATCAGGAGAGTGAATCAGAGGACAGCATTATGGACGGAGGTGGGTCAGTGAGAGAGAAGTGGCTGAGAGTGGCTGAGAAGACCACCATCCCCTGCAGGCCCCTCAGTGCTGGAGGACAGCCGCGTCTGATGCAG GTGATTGCCTTATCCAAACAGCAGGGACTACTTCTCTCTCCTCGGTCCGAGGATGGTGGCAGCACCGTCAGCTGCACTGGATCCATTCGGTACCGAGCCCTGACGGACCAGGACCCATCACCACCGGCCTCCACCACCGGAGCAGTGGGAGGAG GAGGAGGTCTGGAAAGAAGTGGCAGTATAGTCCGTGTTGAAGCCCACCCAGAGTCCAGATCAAATAAACCTGTGGTGAAACCTCCAAGCACCGACGGAAGTGGCTCCTGGCGATGGAAACCACCAGATCAACGAGCTTCACTCAGACAGTCAGCTTTTGCCCTCAATGACCTGaatagacacacagacagctgTGATTCGCTGAAGGATGGAGGGTCAGTGGATGGGCGAAGGAGCGTGACTGGAACCGAATCAGAGAGCGAAGGGGGAGGAGacggagggggaggaggaatgGGAGGTGGAGGGGGTGGAGGCGGATACACAAACCATCCACATGTTGTACATCCTTTACATCCCTTACATCCCAATAACCCCAACAACTTCCAGCACCCCAATTTTAATCCCAACAATCCGAATTTTAACCCCAACAATCCCAGTTTTAACCCCAACAATCCCAGTTTTAACCCCAACAATCCCAATTTTAACCCCAACAATCCCAATTTTAATAATGCTCACTTTAACTTCAACCCCAACATGACCAACTCCAATATGCCATTCACCCCCCCTGCCATGTTTGCTCCTCCCTTCCACCCCCACCCTCAGGCCATCACCACCATCAGGGTCACTCCGGTGGAGGGAAcggctgccagcagcgatggtGGCTCAGACTGCCAGTCGGTCGCATCATCCAGCCGTGAGTCCACCCTGAGAAGGAAGAGTGGCTCCGACATCGTCCACTTCCCTGATCGAGGGCCCACCCCTGACCTTCAGAATAACCACCGCCTCAGTGATGACAGTAACCGCCTTGACAACGAAAGCAGCAATCGTTTCCACGAAAATCTTCGAAGTTTTCAAGAAAACCCAATGCACCCCATCCACCCCATGCACCCCAACCACCCCAACAGGCAGCTGCAGGGCATGTTTGGCCGTCCCAGCCCAACTCCTCCCCCTACTTTACCCCGCCCCATCCTGACTCACACCCCACCTCCCACTCTGGGGTTGGCCTACAAGGAATGA